A window from Leptothermofonsia sichuanensis E412 encodes these proteins:
- a CDS encoding DUF928 domain-containing protein has product MKTSKAVKRNHIFSIVLITSTFLLGVDRLLDRAAWAVPFNPPSGGAPKGRGGASRGDAVCSPDPETFIQRFTALAPSDSNYGLTVSQRPTLFAYIPPTSAQKAFFTIKEENGRVHHQMMLSIASKGGILRINLPQSAPPLKLGQRYQWGIALLCKGKLRPDSPFVSSWVQRVELPTSLTGKISPSASMEQVALYGANGIWYDMLATLAELKQQQPNNSGLQSRWSELLSSVGLGAIAQETPDL; this is encoded by the coding sequence ATGAAAACCTCTAAGGCAGTTAAACGCAATCACATCTTCTCCATAGTGTTGATAACATCTACGTTTCTATTGGGAGTAGACCGATTACTCGATAGGGCTGCCTGGGCGGTTCCCTTCAATCCACCCAGTGGGGGAGCACCCAAAGGAAGAGGGGGAGCGTCCCGTGGGGATGCCGTCTGCTCTCCTGACCCTGAAACATTCATTCAGCGATTTACAGCCCTGGCACCATCTGACTCAAACTATGGTTTGACCGTGTCCCAACGTCCAACTCTATTTGCTTACATCCCGCCCACTTCTGCTCAAAAGGCATTTTTCACGATTAAAGAAGAGAATGGGCGGGTCCATCACCAGATGATGTTGTCTATTGCTAGCAAGGGAGGCATCCTGCGAATTAATCTGCCTCAATCGGCACCTCCCCTCAAGTTAGGCCAGCGCTACCAATGGGGTATTGCTCTTCTCTGTAAGGGCAAGCTCAGACCAGATAGCCCCTTTGTCAGCAGTTGGGTGCAGCGAGTTGAGTTACCGACCAGCTTGACTGGAAAAATAAGCCCGTCAGCCTCAATGGAGCAGGTGGCTTTGTATGGAGCGAATGGTATCTGGTACGACATGCTGGCTACTTTGGCAGAGCTGAAACAGCAGCAACCCAATAACAGTGGCCTACAGTCTCGTTGGAGTGAGCTGCTGAGTTCGGTGGGTTTAGGGGCGATCGCGCAAGAAACGCCTGACCTTTAG
- a CDS encoding CHASE2 domain-containing protein, translating to MRIHLKPKQSPDRRSWRSRLQGWPLLVIAPGVAALITGLSSIGWLEPVEWMTFDLFFRRRPPEPPDHRITVVTITDQDITNIGQWPIPDKLLARALSHLHAHRPRVIGLDLYRDFPVEPGHQELLRSFQSIPNLIGVQRAFGLQKVPPPPVLDQLNRVADASIPEDGDKRVRRALLTGEEGDRVYQGLGLALALKYLEKEQIIPLPGDQPHTYRLGLARIEPFRGGDGGYTNADDLGYQLLLNYRGSDGVFQTITLTEVLQNRFQADWVKDRVILIGTTAESVKDLFLTPYGDESAGYTNWTSGVIIHANIVSQILSAAQDGRPLLRGVSGFSKHLWVMIWAFAGVGTSWQLLQANWVHKRLTYGSAIAGIWLVSGGLVVISYLFFLNGWWFPVAAPVFAVNCAAIVCFAYHSYKLQHFAYFDGLTQVANRRYFDLHLARQVYRKGTLSLILCDVDYFKLYNDTYGHPAGDRCLQQVAFAIRRAVRWKDFVARYGGEEFAVIIPALDAKDAVHIAERITEQVRQLKLPHQASKAADHVTISCGVATVEINAQRFNSAGWSGGHLIAAADQALYQAKAEGRNRVILNQLE from the coding sequence ATGAGAATCCACTTAAAGCCTAAGCAATCACCTGATCGTCGCTCTTGGCGAAGCAGGCTGCAAGGATGGCCTTTACTGGTCATTGCACCAGGAGTTGCCGCTTTGATAACTGGTTTGAGCAGTATCGGTTGGCTAGAACCAGTGGAGTGGATGACGTTTGACTTATTTTTTCGACGGCGTCCCCCAGAGCCTCCGGATCACCGCATTACTGTGGTGACTATTACCGATCAAGATATTACGAATATTGGCCAGTGGCCAATTCCCGATAAGCTGCTTGCCAGAGCACTTTCCCATTTACATGCCCATCGGCCCCGTGTGATTGGACTGGACCTGTACCGGGATTTCCCGGTTGAGCCAGGGCATCAGGAGTTGCTTCGTTCGTTCCAATCCATTCCTAATTTGATTGGTGTCCAGAGAGCGTTTGGCTTGCAAAAGGTACCGCCACCGCCCGTTTTGGATCAACTCAACCGGGTTGCAGATGCAAGCATTCCCGAAGATGGTGACAAGCGGGTCAGACGTGCCTTACTTACAGGAGAGGAAGGCGATCGCGTTTATCAGGGATTGGGGCTGGCCCTCGCTCTCAAGTATCTAGAGAAGGAGCAAATTATCCCTTTGCCCGGCGATCAGCCACATACCTATCGATTAGGGTTGGCGCGGATCGAACCTTTCCGAGGGGGGGATGGAGGCTATACGAATGCGGATGATCTTGGCTACCAGTTGCTGCTGAACTACCGTGGATCCGATGGAGTTTTTCAGACAATTACCCTTACAGAGGTGCTCCAGAATCGGTTTCAGGCCGATTGGGTAAAAGATCGGGTGATTTTAATTGGCACGACTGCTGAGAGTGTTAAGGATCTTTTTCTAACTCCCTACGGTGATGAATCGGCTGGCTATACAAATTGGACCTCTGGCGTCATTATCCATGCCAATATTGTCAGCCAGATCCTGAGTGCAGCTCAGGATGGTCGCCCCCTTTTACGGGGTGTTTCAGGTTTCTCAAAACATCTCTGGGTGATGATCTGGGCTTTTGCAGGAGTAGGAACCAGTTGGCAACTGCTTCAAGCAAATTGGGTACATAAACGACTGACCTATGGCAGTGCGATTGCAGGCATATGGTTGGTGAGCGGAGGGCTGGTTGTTATCAGCTACTTATTTTTTCTGAATGGCTGGTGGTTCCCAGTGGCCGCCCCGGTTTTTGCCGTTAATTGTGCGGCCATTGTTTGCTTTGCTTACCACAGCTACAAGCTGCAGCATTTTGCTTATTTTGATGGGCTGACACAGGTGGCCAATCGTCGTTATTTCGATTTACATCTTGCCAGGCAAGTCTATCGAAAAGGTACCTTATCGCTGATTTTATGCGACGTTGACTATTTCAAGCTCTATAACGATACTTATGGGCATCCAGCAGGCGATCGCTGTCTGCAACAGGTGGCATTTGCTATTCGCCGCGCCGTGCGCTGGAAAGATTTTGTTGCCCGCTATGGTGGGGAAGAATTTGCCGTGATTATACCTGCACTGGATGCAAAAGACGCTGTTCACATTGCCGAACGAATTACCGAGCAAGTGAGACAACTAAAATTACCGCATCAGGCATCAAAAGCAGCAGACCACGTCACGATCAGTTGTGGTGTGGCAACGGTAGAAATCAATGCTCAACGGTTCAATAGTGCGGGTTGGTCAGGTGGGCATCTGATCGCCGCCGCAGATCAAGCACTTTATCAGGCCAAAGCAGAAGGCCGCAACCGGGTCATTCTAAATCAGCTAGAGTAG
- a CDS encoding S8 family serine peptidase, with protein sequence MSQHSLHVPPGFSNSGQSNANLLADLSSHTALETLSHPFQQHNLQLYARAADSLITAIAQGSPTPSTTRYPNTVTNGDFLIQGNSIATLIGDGLDEFTTWTFDLSRDPDFSAFTNTMFLASAELTLTLKPTFGVHTDGITIQGLGSIVQPIRALPVGETSTITIDLLDYFSPDTVVQAIQRNAGRLSTTYQDDAIVSFAQLKLSTFDSGVFTVGDTGQVSIDFLVDSSAAEGELAIFSLEGMGQYKPGSTAFIQEATRRALTNSSLGHVVISDPVEGARFKGILGAHEGRDWNRGKYSENKTFWMRPGDRFGFMLVPNGWTSEVFRNPEVGGSQQPLFSMTTTPFSHTSQFAWVVATQTDNNVFAFEDLSLTGSSDRDYNDVVFQVQGAIGHAPVIDRVIHPAKDWRKSSVGAAMIAHLELAQDLGLITDPVEVGNGVWFLGEGIPSDELRIIRPNSIAAATTIKTNQIWAGTGLNLDGNGFTVGIWETGEPGTGNWRVRNTHEKLMGRTVLVDPDRPTGFSDHATRVAGVLGAALGGAGIGAANARGMASQVNLRSYSARNDIAEMGRDAERLIASNHSYGAFRGWNEREIDPRNSLTVNTAPTSRTDVWLGDRGGDYISSGEDQGFGKYSSEAQALDRVLFEHPYLLSVWSAGNDRNDQFTNANGNNSYVTYFGSNPRLSGFNWSGKGWYLVPTSIAPEPDSDGNSGTGYDSLPDETSAKNTLVVGAINSTGSMSTFSSWGPTDDGRIKPNVVANGVNVLAASSASDTAYTPGDGTSLAAPSVTGTAVLLIQHYRNLFGHLPRSATTKGLLIHTATDAGRPGPDYAFGWGVVDANSAAQFLINATAPNPTSYVREETYTGTERTMTLWSDGTTPLKATLAWTDPAGQPQGKGLDVRTPVLVNDLDLWITGPDGVHHPWTLNPLNPTNPAVQITRNHLDNVEQVLIPNPVAGEYTIHVGHSGRSFEQHYSLLLDGGTTRQGNLAVTIRRLKGDFDPGPSDSDFYTRVSFDNGNTWLRSPQKTGNDIQPNWTLSQLVGGATIPITIQVYDNDSFLRGQNDHVDIDPDRGDRDIHLLYNLFTGEISGDLLEVKDQWLYSQGGGDSSPGEIWFTVSFEPV encoded by the coding sequence ATGTCACAACATTCTCTGCACGTTCCTCCAGGTTTCTCCAATTCTGGTCAATCGAATGCAAATCTTCTTGCAGATTTATCATCTCATACAGCATTAGAAACCCTGAGTCATCCATTCCAACAGCACAATTTACAACTTTATGCCCGCGCTGCTGACTCTCTGATTACAGCGATCGCTCAGGGTAGCCCCACTCCTTCTACCACTCGATACCCCAACACGGTCACCAATGGTGATTTTCTAATTCAGGGCAACTCGATTGCTACCTTGATCGGAGATGGATTGGATGAGTTCACCACCTGGACATTTGATCTGAGCCGTGATCCAGACTTTTCCGCTTTTACGAACACAATGTTCCTGGCCTCTGCTGAATTGACTCTGACGCTAAAACCCACCTTTGGGGTGCATACGGACGGAATTACAATCCAGGGACTCGGTTCGATTGTGCAACCGATTCGAGCGTTACCTGTCGGTGAAACCAGCACAATTACCATTGATTTGCTGGATTACTTCAGTCCCGATACAGTTGTACAGGCTATACAACGAAACGCTGGCAGGCTTTCAACCACCTATCAGGATGATGCGATCGTCTCCTTCGCCCAGTTGAAACTGTCTACGTTTGACTCCGGTGTTTTCACGGTAGGAGACACCGGGCAAGTCAGCATCGATTTCCTGGTAGATAGCAGTGCCGCTGAAGGTGAGCTGGCGATCTTCAGCCTGGAAGGGATGGGACAGTACAAACCAGGCTCGACAGCGTTTATCCAGGAGGCAACCCGCCGCGCCCTGACCAATTCCAGTCTGGGTCATGTGGTGATCTCTGATCCAGTAGAAGGAGCCAGGTTTAAGGGCATTTTAGGTGCCCATGAAGGACGAGATTGGAACCGTGGGAAATATTCGGAAAATAAAACGTTCTGGATGCGTCCGGGCGATCGCTTTGGTTTCATGCTGGTTCCCAATGGCTGGACTTCAGAGGTATTTAGGAACCCTGAAGTTGGTGGGTCTCAACAGCCTTTATTCTCGATGACAACAACTCCTTTCAGTCATACTTCTCAGTTTGCCTGGGTTGTAGCCACTCAAACGGACAACAATGTCTTTGCCTTTGAAGATCTATCGCTCACAGGCAGCTCCGACCGCGACTATAATGATGTTGTTTTTCAGGTGCAGGGGGCGATCGGTCATGCACCAGTCATAGATAGAGTCATTCATCCCGCAAAAGACTGGCGCAAGTCTTCTGTCGGGGCAGCCATGATTGCCCACCTGGAACTGGCGCAGGATTTGGGACTCATCACCGACCCTGTAGAAGTTGGTAATGGAGTTTGGTTCCTGGGTGAAGGCATTCCCTCCGACGAATTGAGAATCATCAGACCAAATAGCATTGCCGCAGCTACTACTATTAAGACCAATCAAATTTGGGCGGGGACAGGGCTAAACCTGGATGGTAACGGCTTCACAGTCGGCATTTGGGAGACAGGTGAGCCAGGAACAGGGAACTGGAGAGTTCGCAATACCCATGAGAAACTAATGGGACGAACGGTTCTGGTTGATCCTGATCGACCCACTGGATTTAGCGATCATGCAACTCGGGTTGCTGGAGTTCTTGGTGCCGCACTGGGAGGCGCAGGCATTGGGGCAGCTAATGCTCGTGGTATGGCAAGTCAAGTCAACTTACGGAGCTACAGCGCAAGAAATGACATCGCTGAGATGGGTCGAGATGCGGAGCGATTGATTGCATCCAACCATTCCTATGGAGCGTTTCGTGGTTGGAATGAGCGGGAAATCGATCCTAGAAATAGTCTGACTGTGAACACGGCTCCAACGAGTCGAACTGATGTTTGGCTGGGCGATCGCGGTGGAGACTATATTTCTTCTGGTGAAGATCAGGGTTTTGGTAAATACAGCTCTGAAGCTCAAGCCCTGGACAGAGTCCTTTTTGAGCATCCTTACTTACTGAGTGTGTGGTCAGCAGGCAACGATCGCAATGATCAATTTACCAATGCAAACGGCAACAATTCCTATGTCACTTACTTTGGGTCAAACCCCAGACTATCTGGATTCAATTGGTCTGGAAAGGGGTGGTATCTGGTGCCGACCAGTATCGCTCCAGAACCAGACAGCGATGGGAACTCAGGAACAGGTTATGATTCCTTACCGGATGAGACATCCGCTAAAAACACTCTCGTGGTTGGCGCAATTAACAGTACAGGCTCAATGTCAACCTTTTCCTCCTGGGGACCGACAGATGATGGGCGAATTAAACCCAACGTTGTTGCCAACGGTGTGAATGTTCTCGCAGCAAGTTCTGCTTCAGATACGGCTTATACACCAGGCGACGGTACTTCCCTTGCAGCCCCCAGTGTGACTGGAACAGCCGTGCTTTTAATTCAGCATTACCGCAATCTTTTTGGTCATTTGCCCCGCAGTGCAACGACTAAAGGGCTTCTGATTCACACAGCAACCGACGCAGGTAGACCGGGTCCTGATTATGCCTTTGGTTGGGGAGTTGTCGATGCAAATAGCGCTGCCCAGTTTTTAATCAATGCAACGGCACCAAATCCCACGTCTTATGTCCGAGAAGAAACCTATACTGGCACCGAAAGAACCATGACCCTCTGGTCTGATGGCACCACTCCCTTAAAAGCGACGCTGGCCTGGACTGACCCCGCAGGACAGCCGCAAGGAAAGGGGCTGGATGTCCGTACTCCAGTATTAGTCAACGATCTGGATTTGTGGATTACTGGACCAGATGGCGTTCACCATCCCTGGACCTTAAACCCACTGAATCCAACCAATCCAGCCGTCCAGATTACTCGTAATCATCTGGACAACGTTGAGCAGGTGTTAATTCCCAACCCGGTGGCTGGAGAGTACACCATCCATGTGGGTCATAGCGGGCGTTCCTTTGAGCAGCATTATTCCCTGTTGCTCGATGGTGGCACAACCCGACAGGGCAACTTAGCTGTCACAATCAGGCGACTCAAAGGGGACTTTGATCCAGGTCCCAGCGATTCAGACTTTTACACAAGGGTGTCATTTGACAATGGTAATACGTGGTTACGCAGCCCTCAAAAAACCGGCAATGACATTCAACCGAATTGGACGCTCTCTCAGCTTGTGGGAGGGGCAACCATACCGATTACAATCCAGGTGTACGACAATGATTCGTTTTTGCGGGGTCAAAACGATCATGTTGATATTGATCCTGACCGCGGAGATCGAGATATCCATCTTTTGTACAACTTATTCACGGGAGAAATCTCTGGAGATCTGCTGGAAGTCAAAGACCAGTGGCTGTATTCCCAGGGTGGAGGTGATTCCAGTCCTGGAGAAATCTGGTTTACCGTAAGTTTTGAACCCGTATAG
- a CDS encoding acetyltransferase: MSTQELFDPFAQEVTAQSHAGEELQEPEAFLKAELMFPSGEDLPRCWVDPDYRGTRMKLSAVASA, from the coding sequence TTGTCTACACAGGAGCTGTTTGATCCATTTGCTCAAGAGGTCACGGCTCAAAGTCATGCAGGGGAGGAACTGCAAGAACCAGAGGCATTTCTTAAGGCTGAACTCATGTTTCCTTCAGGGGAGGATTTGCCCCGTTGCTGGGTTGATCCCGACTATCGGGGAACCCGGATGAAGCTTTCAGCAGTGGCTTCAGCCTGA
- a CDS encoding long-chain fatty acid--CoA ligase translates to MSDRERQNMKHLVDYSHVQCLPEIWAIAAERFGDHIALHDPHSKPEVKLTYTQLYQQICQFATGLQVLGVQPGEHLSLFSDNSPRWFIADQGMMTAGAANAVRSSKAEREELAYILENSNSIGLVVEDRETLTKLADRLANFPLKFVILLSDETPTEITGLKVLNFSQLMELGSRQPLQPVSQTRDTLATLIYTSGTTGRPKGVMLSHRNLLHQVNTFGAIVQPHPGSRALSILPTWHSYERSVEYYLLSQGCAQIYTSIRTIKKDLKQFKPHYMVSVPRIWESVYEGIQKQFKEQPASKQKLIHFFLGVSQRYLEARRLWQNLNLLHLDPSPLRRLMAGLQMIVLYPLHALGERIVYKKVRDAVTGGSFKQAISGGGSLARHLDDFFEIVGVDVLVGYGLTETAPVTNVRRPWRNLRGSSGPPMPATEICIVDPDTRQPVPQGQKGLVLIRGPQVMQGYYQNPEATRKAIDADGWFDSGDLGWVTRENDLVLTGRAKDTIVLTNGENIEPQPIEDACLRSPYIDQMMLVGQDQKVLGALIVPNGEALKQWAISQALIDPSNTASLPPEILTSKPVQDLFRQELNREVQNRPGYRIDDRIGPFRLIEEPFTIENGLLTQTLKIRRNVVMDRYQGMIDEMFV, encoded by the coding sequence ATGTCAGACCGGGAACGCCAGAACATGAAGCACCTGGTTGACTATAGCCATGTGCAATGTTTACCAGAAATTTGGGCGATCGCGGCGGAGCGGTTTGGCGATCACATCGCTCTCCACGACCCCCACTCCAAACCGGAGGTAAAACTGACCTACACCCAGCTCTACCAGCAAATCTGCCAGTTTGCCACTGGACTCCAGGTTCTGGGGGTTCAACCTGGAGAACACCTCTCGCTGTTTTCAGATAACAGTCCCCGCTGGTTTATCGCTGACCAGGGAATGATGACCGCTGGAGCCGCCAATGCAGTGCGTAGCTCCAAAGCGGAGCGGGAGGAACTGGCATATATCCTGGAAAACAGCAACTCTATAGGATTGGTGGTCGAAGACCGGGAAACACTGACAAAACTGGCAGATCGCCTCGCCAATTTTCCCTTGAAGTTTGTCATCCTGCTCTCGGACGAAACACCGACTGAAATCACCGGACTGAAGGTTTTGAACTTCTCCCAGTTGATGGAGTTGGGTAGCCGTCAACCGCTTCAACCCGTGAGCCAGACCCGGGATACCCTGGCAACCCTGATTTATACCTCCGGGACAACCGGCAGACCCAAAGGCGTGATGCTGAGTCATCGCAATCTTCTGCATCAGGTCAACACCTTTGGCGCAATTGTTCAGCCCCACCCAGGCAGCCGTGCCCTCAGCATTTTGCCCACTTGGCACTCCTATGAGCGCAGTGTGGAATACTATTTGCTGTCCCAGGGATGTGCCCAAATTTACACCAGTATTCGCACAATCAAAAAGGATTTGAAGCAATTCAAGCCTCATTACATGGTCAGTGTGCCCCGCATCTGGGAATCCGTCTATGAGGGAATTCAGAAGCAATTTAAGGAACAGCCTGCCAGCAAGCAGAAGCTGATCCATTTCTTTCTGGGGGTCAGCCAGCGCTACCTTGAAGCCCGCCGTCTGTGGCAAAATCTCAATTTGCTGCATCTGGATCCCTCCCCGCTGCGGCGTTTGATGGCTGGACTCCAGATGATTGTGCTCTATCCGCTCCATGCCCTGGGAGAGCGAATTGTTTACAAAAAAGTCCGGGATGCGGTAACAGGTGGCTCCTTTAAGCAAGCGATCAGTGGCGGGGGATCCCTGGCCAGACACCTGGATGATTTCTTTGAAATTGTCGGGGTCGATGTGCTGGTGGGCTATGGGTTGACTGAAACAGCACCCGTGACCAACGTCCGCCGTCCCTGGCGAAACCTGCGGGGGTCATCGGGTCCACCCATGCCAGCGACCGAAATTTGTATTGTTGACCCGGATACCCGTCAGCCAGTGCCCCAGGGACAGAAGGGGCTGGTCCTGATTCGGGGGCCTCAGGTCATGCAGGGGTATTACCAGAACCCGGAAGCCACCAGGAAGGCGATCGATGCCGATGGCTGGTTTGACAGTGGTGATCTGGGTTGGGTCACCCGTGAAAATGACCTGGTATTAACCGGACGGGCTAAAGACACTATTGTCCTGACTAACGGTGAAAACATTGAACCGCAGCCGATCGAAGACGCCTGCCTGCGGAGTCCTTACATTGACCAGATGATGCTGGTGGGGCAGGATCAAAAAGTCCTGGGGGCGCTGATTGTTCCCAATGGGGAAGCTCTGAAGCAATGGGCCATTTCCCAGGCACTGATTGACCCATCAAATACCGCCTCCCTGCCGCCAGAAATCCTGACCAGTAAGCCTGTTCAAGATTTGTTCCGGCAGGAATTGAACCGGGAAGTGCAGAACCGTCCGGGCTATCGGATTGACGATCGCATTGGTCCCTTCCGCCTGATTGAAGAACCATTCACAATCGAAAATGGGTTGCTGACCCAGACCCTAAAAATCCGGCGAAATGTTGTTATGGATCGCTACCAGGGTATGATTGACGAGATGTTTGTTTAG
- a CDS encoding YlqD family protein, with product MDVSQSHLLLRRAVNVKAIVTPRWKEEAQQQLQAQINQLDNQLQQLEMQGQRMIAEIEKQTLKPMPPEVKQQIENIQMQVNQKKSELLEQKNQILQQLQQVQMLEIDQEVNQGQIDSIFRVEVGDNLIEKMQVEVLLRDGVVEEIRGSL from the coding sequence ATGGATGTATCCCAGTCTCATCTGCTTTTAAGACGCGCGGTTAACGTAAAAGCAATTGTGACTCCCCGCTGGAAGGAGGAGGCGCAGCAACAGTTGCAGGCCCAGATCAACCAGCTCGACAACCAACTGCAACAGTTGGAAATGCAGGGGCAACGCATGATCGCTGAAATTGAGAAGCAAACGCTCAAACCAATGCCGCCTGAAGTCAAACAGCAGATCGAAAACATTCAAATGCAGGTCAACCAGAAGAAGAGTGAACTGCTAGAGCAAAAAAATCAAATTTTGCAGCAACTGCAACAGGTGCAAATGCTGGAAATTGATCAGGAGGTCAACCAGGGGCAAATTGACAGCATCTTTCGCGTCGAGGTCGGCGACAACCTGATTGAGAAAATGCAGGTCGAAGTGCTTCTCCGCGATGGGGTGGTTGAAGAAATTCGTGGTTCACTATAG
- a CDS encoding dihydrolipoamide acetyltransferase family protein, translating into MIYEVFMPALSSTMTEGKIVSWVKSPGDKVEKGETIVVVESDKADMDVESFYEGYMGAIVVPAGETAPVGEAIALIAETEAEIEVAQQQSGSRGSAAAPAPTATASAPETLVAVAAPATEPAQNGSQAGNGSGRLVASPRARKLAKELKVDLNTLKGSGPHGRIVAEDVEAAAGRPAPEAATTPRVQPPPVSMPAPTRTTPAIAPPAPVVPGQKVPLTTLQNAVVRNMVASLSIPTYHVGYTITTDNLDKLYKQIKSKGVTMTVLLAKAVAVTLQKHPLLNASYADQSIAYPGSINIALAVAMEDGGLITPVLQNADRVDIYSLSRTWKDLVDRARAKQLQPDEYNSGTFTVSNLGMFGVDRFDAILPAGTGAILAIGASIPTVVATEDGMLGVRRQMQVNITCDHRVIYGAHAAAFLKDLAGLIENDPQSLTL; encoded by the coding sequence ATGATCTACGAAGTCTTCATGCCCGCGCTAAGTTCCACCATGACCGAGGGCAAGATTGTTTCCTGGGTAAAGTCACCGGGGGACAAGGTAGAAAAAGGCGAAACCATCGTTGTGGTTGAGTCTGATAAAGCTGATATGGATGTGGAGTCTTTCTATGAAGGCTACATGGGGGCAATTGTGGTTCCGGCGGGGGAAACGGCTCCCGTTGGTGAGGCGATCGCCCTGATTGCCGAAACCGAGGCTGAAATTGAGGTCGCCCAACAGCAATCTGGATCCAGAGGCTCTGCTGCCGCCCCTGCCCCCACGGCTACAGCCTCCGCCCCAGAAACACTCGTGGCTGTAGCGGCTCCAGCCACAGAACCTGCCCAGAACGGCAGTCAGGCAGGCAATGGCAGTGGACGGCTGGTGGCTTCTCCCCGTGCCCGGAAACTTGCTAAAGAACTCAAGGTAGACCTGAACACTCTGAAGGGAAGCGGTCCCCACGGGCGGATTGTGGCAGAAGATGTGGAAGCCGCCGCTGGCAGACCTGCACCTGAAGCTGCCACGACTCCCAGGGTGCAACCGCCACCAGTGTCGATGCCAGCCCCTACCCGGACAACACCAGCGATCGCGCCTCCCGCCCCGGTTGTCCCTGGTCAAAAGGTGCCCCTGACCACCTTACAAAACGCCGTTGTGCGCAACATGGTTGCCAGCCTGAGCATACCCACATACCACGTTGGCTACACCATCACGACCGACAATCTGGATAAGCTATACAAGCAAATTAAGTCCAAGGGGGTCACCATGACGGTGCTGCTGGCAAAGGCAGTGGCCGTCACCTTACAAAAGCATCCCCTCCTGAATGCCAGCTACGCTGACCAGAGCATCGCTTACCCAGGTTCGATTAACATTGCCCTGGCGGTTGCCATGGAAGATGGCGGATTGATTACACCTGTTCTGCAAAACGCTGACAGAGTCGATATTTACTCCCTCTCCCGCACCTGGAAGGACCTGGTTGATCGGGCAAGGGCAAAACAGCTTCAACCAGACGAGTACAACTCCGGAACCTTTACGGTGTCAAACCTGGGCATGTTTGGGGTTGACCGCTTTGACGCAATCCTGCCTGCTGGAACCGGAGCCATCCTGGCAATTGGCGCGTCCATCCCAACGGTGGTTGCCACCGAAGATGGCATGTTGGGTGTCCGACGCCAGATGCAGGTCAACATCACCTGTGACCATCGGGTGATTTATGGTGCCCATGCTGCCGCCTTCCTGAAAGACCTGGCAGGGCTGATTGAAAATGATCCCCAATCTTTAACCCTGTGA
- a CDS encoding DUF1995 family protein, with translation MAELPNTLDEAIAQARGATQAAIAAGYSRLQIELLLPELKPMPAALQYLPVFSDVGADLKIFFSDAGAAALAKRDWQEVPCRIASLDVAGSRQTSTVEELVQPEDQVFLFVAPTSVEVTPVEQACDAAGERPAVLFNPRLEDVGTVGIGSTARRIRERFLNTFEPCYYLRPMERSVLFRCYPAPWQVWLETDGRYTVIAEDHLKPDSEKLDQILAQANSPEMPIKRGGFLADLQRLLKALGQ, from the coding sequence ATGGCAGAACTTCCTAACACACTGGATGAGGCGATCGCCCAGGCACGCGGGGCAACTCAGGCGGCGATCGCTGCCGGGTATAGCCGCTTACAGATCGAACTGCTACTCCCTGAGTTGAAACCAATGCCGGCAGCCCTGCAATATCTGCCAGTATTTTCTGATGTGGGGGCTGACTTAAAGATATTCTTCTCCGACGCGGGAGCTGCGGCTCTGGCAAAGCGGGACTGGCAGGAGGTTCCCTGTCGAATTGCCAGTCTGGATGTTGCTGGCTCCCGTCAAACATCCACAGTCGAAGAGTTAGTTCAGCCAGAGGATCAGGTGTTTCTGTTCGTCGCGCCTACTTCTGTAGAAGTTACTCCCGTAGAGCAAGCCTGTGATGCGGCTGGGGAACGTCCTGCTGTCTTATTTAATCCCCGTCTGGAAGATGTGGGCACCGTTGGGATTGGTTCTACGGCCCGCCGAATCCGCGAGCGGTTTTTGAATACGTTTGAACCCTGCTACTATCTGCGCCCAATGGAACGGTCTGTTCTGTTTCGCTGCTATCCCGCGCCCTGGCAGGTGTGGCTGGAAACCGATGGCCGCTATACCGTCATTGCCGAAGACCACTTGAAACCCGACTCAGAAAAGCTGGATCAGATCCTGGCTCAGGCAAACAGCCCTGAAATGCCCATTAAACGAGGGGGCTTTCTTGCCGATCTCCAGCGCCTGTTGAAAGCACTGGGACAGTAG